The genomic interval CCAGAGTTTCAAATGAACAGTATCCGTGTCAGTCTCGACCAGCTTCGCACATACAACCAGCCCGGTCCCCGCTATACCTCCTACCCTCCGGCCACTCACTTCACCGAAGCCTTTACACTGGACCGCGCCTGCGCAGATACACACTCCCCCCTCTCGCTCTACGTTCATCTGCCTTTCTGCAAACGGCAGTGCCTGTACTGCGGCTGCACCAACATTGTGACCGGCCAGCAGGGCCGCAGTGCGGTTTATCTTGATTATCTGCAGAAAGAAATGGAACGGCGACGCCCATTCATCAATGCCGAATCCGACGTCGTGCAGATTCAGCTCGGCGGCGGCACCCCGACCTTTCTGCTTGAAGAAGAACTCGAACGGCTCGGCGAACTGATACACCATCATTTTTCCGTCAGCCCGGACGTTGAGGCCGGTGTTGAAATCGATCCGCGCGGCCTGACCCTTGAAAAGGTTCAGGCTCTTCAGCATGCCGGATTCAACAGGGCATCGCTCGGCGTTCAGGATACCAATCCCGACGTACAGAAAACCATTGCCCGCATTCAGCCTCTGGAAGTGGTTGCCCAGGCGAATCAGTGGGTACGCGATTGCGGCATGACTTCGGTCAATTTTGATCTGATCTACGGTCTTCCGACGCAGACACTGAAATCCTTCGAACAGACCATTGATGATGTGCTGACTCTTTCACCGGATCGGCTGGCGGTTTACAGTTATGCCCATATTCCCTGGATTAAGCCTTTTCAGAAAACGCTGGAAGACAAACTGCCGGACACCGAAACCAAGCTTCAGCTGCTGCAGCTGGCCATCGAAAAACTGACCGGCGCGGGGTATGTCTATATCGGCATGGATCATTTTGCCAAGCCGGACGATGCAATGGCGATTGCCCTGGCTGACGGCACGCTGCAGCGCAATTTCCAGGGCTACAGCACACTGAAGGGCGTTAATCTGCACGGCTTCGGGATGTCCTCCATTTCACACGCGGCCGGGCAGTATTTTCAGAACGAAAAAGAGATCGGCGCCTACTACAACGCCCTCGACAACGGAAAACTTCCACTGGTGCGCGGCTACTCCATGACGGATGACGATAAAATCCGCTATGCCGCCATCATGCACATCATGTGCAACCTTTACATCGACTACGCCGCCCTGTCCGAAGAACTGGGCGTTGATTTTACGGAATATTTCAAGGCCGACCTCGCCTCGCTCGACGATCTCGAAGCCGACGGTCTGCTGCAGCGCGAGAAAAACGGGTTGCGTGTCACCCCGCTCGGCCGCCTCTTTATCCGGATCATCGCCATGCGCTTCGATGCCTATCTGCAACAGGAACAGCGTAAAGGCCGCTATTCCCAGACGGTTTAACACGCTCCATTTCTTCGCGTGCATTCGCACGCAAAGATCGTTAAATTAAATCTATGAAAAAAGTAGCGATAATCGGTGCGGGCATTACGGGATTAACTGCGGCATATGAACTGCAGGAAAAAGGTATCGACTGTGTCGTATTTGAAGCTTCGGGCCGGGTCGGGGGCTGTATCTCCACCATTCGCAAAGACGGATATCTCGTGGAATGCGGACCGAATTCGATCCTCGAAACCCATCCCGATGTTGGGAACCTGATTGTACGTCTGGGACTCGATGGCAATAAACTGCCCGCCAGCCTCTCAGCAAAAAACCGGTATATTGTCCGCGACGGGAAACCGGCAGCCCTGCCCTCTTCGCCCGCAGCCTTGTTGAAATCGAACGCCTTTTCCTCTCAGGCCAAACTTCGCCTGCTGAAAGAACCTTTCATTAAATCCAAAAGCAGCGAACAGGAGAGTCTCGCGGATTTTGTTCTGCGCAGGATCGGAAAAGAATTCCTCGACTACGCCATCAACCCCTTTGTCAGCGGCGTCTATGCCGGGGATCCGGCCCGCCTTTCGGTTAAGTATGCATTCCCAAAACTTTATGCACTGGAACAGGATTACGGTTCTCTGATCAAAGGAGCAGTCAAAGGCTCCAGAAAACGCAAAAAACGCGCCGAAAAAAATGTGCACGATGCCCGGATGTACTCCTTTGATGAAGGGATGGAAGTGCTGCCCCTGCGACTGGCGGAAAAACTCGGCGACCGCATTCGTCTCAATACGCCTGCATCCTCGATTCAGATGATGGAGGAAGACATCTGGCTGGTGAATCGCGAAGAATTCAGCGATGTCCTCATGGCCATTCCGGCCCACCAGATGCCGGAACTGAATACTCCATTTGACCTGGATCTGTTTGCGGAAATCGAATATCCCGCCGTCACCAGCCTCTCCATCGGCTTTGAGCTCAATTCTATCATGCATGCGCTCGACGGCTTCGGTATGCTGATTCCGGAAGTGGAACATAAATTTTCCCTCGGCGCACTGTTTCCCTCTTCGATCTTCCCGGATCGCGCCCCCGGCGGCGCGGCACTGCTGACCGTTTTTGTCGGCGGAGCACGCGCTCCCGAACGGGCCCTGATGAATCAGGACGAAATGCTCGAAAACGTACTCGATGACCTCCGGGAACTGCTTGGCATAAAAAGTACACCGGACTTCATACACCGTACCGTCTGGCCCAAAGCAATTCCGCAGTACACCATCGGCTATGAAAAGTTCCTCAACTGCATGAAGGACATCGAGGCGAATTACAAGGGCATCCACTTCGCCGGTCACTATCGCGACGGAATTTCCGTATCCAACTCCCTCCTCTCCGGCCTCAATTTCGCAAAAAGGATATCCTCATGAAGCGTGGTTTTCTGCTGATGAATACCGGTTCACCGGATGACACATCCGTGGAGGCGCTGCGGATTTATCTCAAAGAGTTTCTGATGGACCCGTATGTCATCGATCTGCCGTTTCCACTGCGCTACGCACTGGTACACGGGCTTATTCTGCCGAAACGTCCGGCGGAATCGGCCGAAGCGTATAAAGCGATATGGACCGAAAACGGCTCGCCGCTGATTCACTACTGCAGCAACCTGGCCCGGGACCTGAATCAAAAAATGAAGGACCCGCTCGAAGCCTGTATGGCCTACCGCAATCCTTCCGTGGCCTCCGCCATCGATAAGCTGCTCAGCCAGGGCGTTGAGGAAATCGGGCTGCTGCCCATGTTCCCGCACTATGCCATGGCCACCACCGGCGGTTGCACAGCACTGGTGAAAAAAATCCTGAAAGGCCGCGCAAAACTGCGTGTTGCTCCGCCCTTCTACCATATCCCTGAATTTATTCAGCCGCTGGCGGATGCGCTGAAGGAGGTAAAAGAGCACATTCTCTTCAGTTATCATGGTCTTCCGGTGCGCCATATCAAAAAAACCGATCCCACCGGGAACCACTGTATGCAGAAACCCGACTGCTGCTCAACGCCATCGCCCGCCCATGCCACCTGCTACCGTCACCAATGCTTTGAAACCACACGGTTGATTGCAGAAAAAGCCGGCCTTGAAAAAGAACAGTATACGCTGGCCTTTCAATCCCGCCTCGGACGGGATCCCTGGCTGGAGCCCTATACGGATAAAATTCTTAAAGAACTTCCGGAAAAAGGCATAAAAGAACTCGCGGTTATCTGCCCTGCTTTTTTCTGCGACTGCCTTGAAACGCTGGAGGAAATCGAAATCCGGGGACGGGAAACCTTCATGAAAGCAGGCGGGACATCCTTCCGCATGATTCCCTGCCTGAATGATTCCCCGGCCGCATTGCACTGTCTGGAAACCGTTCTTTCCGATGCCGGAAACTGGCCCTCTGTAACATAATCCGCCAATGGAACCGTTTTATATCCGGACCACCGACGGCCTGCAACTTTCGGGAAAATGCCGAACGCCGGAAACGCAGATCAGAGGAGTTATTCTGCTGATCCACGGTCTGGGAGAACATCTCGGCCGTTACGATCATGTTGCGCAGATACTGGAAAAGGCAGGCTTTGCCGTCGTCGGTACCGATCTGCGCGGACATGGAAATTCAGAAGGCCGGCGCGGGCATGTTCCGGCTTTTGAACACCTGCTCGATGATCTGTTTCAGACCCTGAAAAAAACGCGGATAGCGTTTCCCGGGCTACCTGTTTTTCTGTATGGACACAGCCTGGGCGGTCTGATTGTACTCGATTTTGCTCTGCAAAAGAACATGCCCGATCCGGACGGGATTATTTCATCGGCACCGGCACTGCGGATCTGCGCGGCTCCGCCGGCCTGGAAGCTGGGAATGGTGAAACTGCTCGACAAACTGAAACTGTATCCTGCTGTTTCCAGCGGACTGGATGACCGCCTGCTTTCGAAGGACCTCAATGTAATCCGGGCTTATCGAAACGATCCTCTGACCCATGACCGAATCACACCGGCACTCGCACTGGGCATGATGGAATCCGGAAAAAAGTGCCTGAAACATGCCGCCGAACTGGCCGTGCCCGCCTTGCTTTTTCACGGCTCCGACGATCGGATCACCGATCCGGCGGCAACCCGGCAGTTTGCAGAAACCGCCGGCGGGAATTGTACCTTTAAAATGCTTTCAGGCATATTACACGAACCCCATAATGCGCCGGTGAAAAAACAGGTCTTTGAGCTCGTACTGAACTGGCTCAACGACCGGCTTTAGGGAGAACATCATGAACATCAATATTCTACTTTCCGCAGCATCCATACTCTGTGCCGGCCTTCTGAGCGGTTGTGCGTCTTCATACCACAACGGAAAACTGAGCGATATTTCGTCATTTCCAACCGTTGAGCAAAAGAAATCCATCTATGTGGACCTCGCTTTTTCGGGCCGGGTGAACGGCGAACCCTGGCCCCGGACCGATGCCAACAATCGGGCCTTTCTGGAAAATGCTCTGATTCAAAACCTTAAAGAAAGTGGTATGTTCTCCCGAATAAGCAACCGGGAAAGTGACGCCGATCTTCAGTTGCTGGTGGCGGTGATTAATGACAAGGAAAAGGATTCGTCCAATGCCACTCTTTCGGCCCTGACCCTGTTTCTTTATCCCAATACCGAAACCGATACTTTCCGACTTCTCGCCAGTGTGAAGGATTCCGCAACCGGAAAAACGCAACGGATTCAGCTGCAGGACGGCGTCATCCGACGGCAGCAGTTACTGCTCGGACTGCTGGCCCCGTTCAAACCGCACGGACTGGAACTGGAGAAAAGCACCGACCGGCTCATGAATAACCTTATTCTGGAAATGCATAAAACCGGTCTGGTGAAATAAGGCGCTTCCTGAGCGCTATTCGTAGCGCAGCGCCTCAATCGGATTGAGCCGGGCTGCTTTACGCGCCGGCCAGATGCCGAAAACAATGCCGATAATGGCCGAGAAACCGAACGCCATAAAAATCGAATCTTTCGTAAAGACCACGGACATATTAGCAAAACGCTCTGCCGCATAACCCACTCCGGCCCCCAGCGCAATCCCAAGGCAGCCGCCGAAAAAACTGATAATCAGTGCTTCGATCAGGAACTGCGACATGATATCGCGGCCGCGTGCACCCAGCGCTTTACGCAGCCCGATTTCGCGGGTCCGTTCCGTGACGGAAACCAGCATAATGTTCATAATTCCGATGCCGCCGACCACCAGCGCAATTGATGCAATACTCGAAAGCAGCAGCGACATCACCCGGCTGGTGGAAGACACCGCATCCTGAATCTCGGCCAGATTCCGGATTTCAAACGTACCGCTCGCGGTCCGATGACGCTGCGCCAGCAGCGCCAGAATATCCTCCTGAGCCCGTTCCATATTTTCCGGCTTATCAATCTGAATTTCGATGCGCTCCACATAATCACGGCCGAACATCCGGCGCATCGCCGTAGTGACCGGAACAAACGCGGCATCATCATAATCCCGGAACCCGCTGCTGCCCTTTTCCGGAAGCACACCGATCACGGTATAGGTTCTGCGGTTCATCTTAACCTTCTTCCCTACGGGATTCTCTCCACCGAAAAGTTCGCGCACCGGCGTTACCCCCAGAACACAAACCATGGCTTTTGAATTTACCTCCTCTTCGGTAATAAAACGACCGAGCTGCGGTTCATACGAACGCATGAATTCATAATCAGGATCAACCCCGGTCACCCGGCAGCTCCAGTTCAGGTTTCCTACCTTCAGCTGAACATTTCCATCAACGGTCGAGCTGACCCCCACCACATGATTCACCTCTTCACGGATAGCTTCGGCATCAGCACGCGACAGCCGCGAAACCGTTCCCTGCGCCTGTGCCACCCCGCCACGGGAGCGACGTTGCGGCATAAGCATCAGCAGATTCGAGCCCAACCGGCTCATCTGATCCTCCACCGCGGCTTTTGCCCCGTTACCCACAGCCACCGTGGCAATCACTGCAGCCACCCCGATCATAATTCCCAAAGCCGACAGCGCCGTACGCACTTTGTTGGCCGTCAGCGACCGAATAGACTGCTTAACCAGCACCAGCCCTTCATGGATGGATTTCAGGCTGAAACCGCTTTTACCTTCTTCCACCACTTCCCGTTTTTCAACCTTCGGCACTTCCGGGGCATTCGGATTCGGGGCATCGGAAAGAATTTTTCCATCGCGGATTTCAATAATACGCTGGGCGTGATTCGCCACGTCCGCATCGTGGGTAACCAGAATAATGGTGAGTCCGCTGGCGTGCAGCTTGCTCATTACCTCCATAATTTCCTTCGCGCTCTTCGAGTCGAGGTTGCCGGTCGGTTCGTCGGCAAAAATGAGCGACGGACTGTTCACCAGTGCACGTGCAATCGCCACGCGTTGCTGCTGACCGCCCGAAAGCTCGTTGGTGTGATGCATCTTGCGATTGCCCAGCCCCACGAGCTCCAGCATTTTATCAGCAATATCCGTCTTTTTACCGTTACGGGCATAGATCAGCGGGAGGCCGACATTTTCCAACGCACTGGTTCGTTTGAGCAGATTGAACTGCTGAAACACAAAACCCATCACGCGGTTACGGAAAGCAGCCAGCTGGTTTTCAGAAAATTTCGTGACGTCTGTACCGTCAATTTCAAACGTTCCGGAGTCCGGAACATCGAGCAGACCGAGAATATGCATCAGTGTCGATTTCCCGGATCCTGACGCACCGATAATCGCCACATATTCACCCCGCTCAACCGAAAGAGAGACGCCATCCAGGGCACGGACTTCCACCTCACCCATCTGATAGGTCTTGTGCAGATTTTCAACCCTGATCATTAGCGCGGCCCCCTCCCCATGGTCGGGGAGAAAAGACTTCCCCTGCCGGACTTCTTCGGGCCCAGACTGACCTGCTTAATCAAAACTTCATCGCCCTCTTCGAGGCCCTCGAGAATTTCGGTATATGAACCGTCGCTCACCCCGACTTTAATGGTTTTCGTTTCGGGCTTATCCGGATCGTTAGAAGCCACCAGCACATAACTTTCAACCGAGGATCCGCCGAAAGGACGGCGGACAGAACTCTGACTTCCGTTCTGCCCCCCGGACATCCCGCCGGGACGGCGTCCACCTTGGCCGAAATTCGCGAGACGCTCCTTTATTTCGGCATCAGACAAACCGCGCTCTTTCATCCGTTCAACCATAGCGGCTTTGCGCTGATCCTCCGTCATGGACGAAAAATCCGGGCGTTCCCCACCCCGTTCTCCGGCACCGCTTTTCACACTTTTCTGCTGAATAGCGGATACCGGAAGTGTGAGCACTCCCTCTTTTTCCTCCACAATAAACTCAAGGTTGGCCGTCATACCGCTACGGGCGAACGGCGGCAGTTTCCGGCTTGCGCGAACATCGACTTCATACATAGTGACGCTGCTGACCGTAGTGGCATCGTAGGCGATTTTTTCAACCACACAGGGGAATTCATTATCCGGATAGGCTTCCAGTGCCACCACCACCTCCTGATCGGGTTCCACCTGGCCGATATCGGTTTCATCGAGGTTGGCCACAATAATCAGATCGTCGGCAATCACCACAACGGAATCGGAGGATGCGATCGACTGCCCCGGCTCAAAGTTACGGGCAATGATGGTTCCGTCCAGCGGAGAAATGAGCGGTGACGGTTTATACAGCTCTTTCCAGTAGTCATACTCCTCCTGACTGGTCGCCAGCGCGGCATCCAGCAGAGTGGCGCGCTCCGTTGAACTGATCCATCCGAGAATCTGACCTTTTTTAACCTTATCGCCTTCATCCACCATCAGTTCTTCCAGTCGGCCGGCGATCGGCGGTTTTACATCCAGACGGTTCCTCGGCTCCACCTCCCCGGTCGATTCCACGGTGATGCGTATGTCTCTCATTTCCACTTTTTCAACATCATAGTAGGTTTTCGCCCCTTCTTCGTCGCTCCCCTTCGAGCGCGCCCACCATACGCCGGCACCAACACCGATGACTCCTAAAATTATGACCCACTTCATTGTTCTGTTCATTTTATTCACCCTTCTCAATCGTCTGCCAGACACTCAAACCCAGTGCATTTTTCCAGCTTGCCTCCGCCCGTGCTGCGGCACGACGGCGCTGCAGGTGCGTTTTACCCTGTGCTATAACGTTACTTTCAATGGTATCCCAGTCTTCATAGGAGAGCAGGCCCTGCTTATATTTTGCCGTTGAAATTTCAGCGCGCAGCATTTCAGCCTGATAAAGCTCATTCTGAACCGCCTCATTTTCGACCGCGTTGACATAGTCGTTCCACCGCTGCTGCAGCGTAACCATGAGCGAATTTCCGGTATCGATCAGATCCATTTCCGTCTGAATAATCTGCTCCTTGGCCGCAGCAATATCGCTGCTCAGCTGTCCGCCGGTAAACAGCGGAACACTGGCTGAAAGTCCGATCCGCCAGTTTGCATCATAACGCTCAAAACCTGACCCGTCCCCGATGCCGGCTGAAGCACTGAAACTGACCTGCGGAAACCGGCTGCTGCGCGTCACATTCAGGCCCTGCTCTGCGGCCTCAACCTGCGTAACGGCAATCGAATAATCCGGCGTCTGCTTCATCAGCGATTCAAGATCCTCCAGCTCCTCCGGAGAAAGAGCCGTCAATTCCCCGACCGCTCCATCCACCGGTTTCATCAGCCCGATGGCTGCCGCCAGATTTCGCAGCGCATATTCCAGTTCACGCTTTGCCTCTCTCGATTCATAAACCGCCTGCGAATACTGCGCTTTCGTGCGCGCCAGCGATCCGGCATTTTCGCGACCGCCGTCGAACCGAAGCTGAATCAGCCGGACGTTGGCCGCCCGTCGCTTTTCAATCTGTTCGGTCAGCTTGATGAGCTCCTGAGCATAAAGCACGTCGATATAAGCCAAGCGCAGTACATATTCAACGTCGGAGAGGGTCTTTCGATATTGTGCCCGGCCGATTTCCAGCTGAGCCAGTGCGCGTCCGCGTTTGGCCACATTTCCGCCCCCTGTGAACAGATCCTGCTCCAGATTAAGCGATGCGCTTGAATTCTTCGTGTCTGTCCACTCTTCTGAGTTTTCATTCTGCCCATAGGTACCGCTGGCCCGGGCACTGATGGAGGGAAGAAACCCGGCACTGGCTGAGGTCACTCCGTATTCCAGTTCCCGAATAGCGGCGCGCGCCGCAACAAGATCCGGATTATGCGCCTGGGCTTTTTCCAGACACTGCTCCCAGGTCAGAACAACATTCGTCTGCGCAAACGAACCCGTCGTAGCGGCCAGCATAACCGTTAACCATAATCTTTTTTTCATATTCTCTCCGTGCAAAGGCAGTAAAACTGAATTGCGCGGAGATTATTGCAATGAATTATTTAAAATGTCTGTTTTAATTTTCCGCACCGGGAATCAGGGCCGTCTGACCCTTGCGCGATAAAACCGGTTGGAATCGGCCATCGAAACCGCCAGAACCGTTTGCGAAATGCTGCCGGCAAACCAATCAGTTTCAACCTGCCAGCTGACATTCGTCAAAGACGCCAAATACTGTATCTGGTATTCCCTGTTGGTTGAACTGCTGAAAACCAGCTGATCGGCCGCGGCGTAGGAGTCCAGTTGAAAAAAAGAACGGCCATCTGTCGGGTCGGTATCCGCAATCCATTCCGCTTCACCGTCAAAACCGTCACCATCCTGATCTTCTGAGGCGGAAACCCCGGTGGTCGTACCGCATTTTTCATACTCCCATTCATCAGGAATTCCGTCTTCATCAATATCATCCACTGCGGAAACAGCGGCAATCTGACCGGCATAGTATTGAAGATCGGCAATGTAGGTTTTATTACCATAAACGGCGGTGCCGGACGGCTGGTTTCCATAAGTTCCAATGGAGAGCATAATCCCGGCAAGTGCCCACTGACTTCCGTTCTGATAAAAAACACCGCCGCCGGAATCATACGTCGCCCCCTGAGCCTCATCCGCGATATTATCATCAAAACCGGTTCTCATCATATCGGTTGAGCCATATCCGGTATCGACCATTCCTGAAAAAAAATCCCTATGGTTTTTACCCCAGCGCTTCGTCGCCCCCGTATCCCATTTATACCCGGTGTAGACTGTAGGCAGCTCCTCTTCCGTCCATTGAGCATTCCAGCTGACCTCATCCGCGGCACGGTTTCGCCCGTTTCCAATCAGCGTCAGTTCTGCATTCGCGGGAACTCCGTCAGACTGCACCGTCAAACCGGGCAGGTCAACAGCCCCCCGACCACTCTGAACATTATCAGGTCCGCCTCGTCCCCCACGCTGTTTGTCAGTCGCGTCCAGCTGTTGGGATCAATGGCATAGCGGTTATCGCCCAGCAGCACACCGGTTGGATCATCCAGCGATTTTATATGATAGGCCGTAATGAACCAGTTGTTGGAAACATAGGTCACACCCGAATATTTACTGCTGTGATCAATACGGCCCACATAGTCCCATCCCTGCCCTCCGGCAGGAGCATTTGTATTCTGCGCTCCATCACCGCCGGCAACAATGACCGCTCCGGCGTTGAAAATCCGGAAAAACAGAAAAAGCGTCATTAAAACAATCTTTATTGGTCTCATAGATCTCCGCCTGTAAACAGATACCGCGCAGGGAATCAGTACCGTTTCAGTAGCATATTCCTTTCCAGTTTACCGACTATTGCTCAAACCGCCGGCTGTGTTATGTTCCGCCCTTATGAATAAGGACAGAATCTATACTGACTCTCTGGCAAAAATCGCTGATTTCAGTTTCGATGCACAGGTGGCCGATGTGTTCACCGACATGATTGAGCGTTCGGTGCCCGGCTACCGCGCGATTCTCACCATGATCGAAACCCTGACCGAACACTATGCCCAGCCCGGCTCCAATCTATACGATCTCGGCTGCTCTCTGGGCGGAGCCACCCTGTCCATGCGCCGCGGCATCCGCGTGGAAAACTGCCGGATTGTGGCGGTTGATAATTCAGACTCCATGATCGAGCGCTGTCAGAAAGCCATGGAACGCGACCATAACCCCACGCCAGTCGAAACGGTCTGTTCTGATATCCGCGAAATCGATATTCAGGATGCCTCGGTCGTCGTCCTCAATTTCACCCTGCAGTTTATTCCGCCTGCCGACCGTTTCCCGCTCCTGAAAAAAATCTCGGAAGGCATGCGGCCGGGCGGAGTTTTAATCCTTTCCGAGAAAGTCATTTTCAACGATGAGCATCTCGACAAACTGCTGTTCGATATTCATCACGACTTTAAACGCGCCCATGGCTATTCCGATCTCGAAATCAGCCAGAAACGTTCCGCACTCGAAAATGTCCTGATTCCCGAAACCATCCCCACCCACCGGAACCGACTGTTCGAAGCGGAATTCACTTCCGTCGATGTCTGGTTCCAGTGCTTCAACTTCATGTCCATGCTTGCCATCAAATAAACCCATGCAGACACGCAGCGTATTCTTTGCGTCTGCTCCATCCCATGAAAATTGATTATTCCGAACTGTACGAACAGCTGAAAGACTCCGATCTTGAATCCTGGATTCCGCTCCTGCCGGAGCTTATTGCACACAGCCTCCGCCCGGAACGCCACGGCCTGCTTCCGAAGTGGCAAAAGGTGCTGGAACAACTGCCGGTCGTTGAAAACAATACCGTTGAGCTGCAATCAGAAGTCCGGGCTGAAGGTACAGTATTTCCAGATCTGGAAAAACAGCTGAAGACCTTTCATCCCTGGCGCAAAGGCCCCTATCACATTCACGGTATACACATCGATACCGAATGGCGGTCCGACTGGAAATGGAACCGGGTTGTTCCACACATCCAGCCCCTGAAAGACCGGACAGTCCTCGATGTCGGCTGCGGAAACGGCTACCACTGCTGGCGCATGGCCGGCGAAGGCGCAGCACTCGTCATCGGCGTTGATCCCTCCGCACTGTTTGTCTGCCAGTTTTTCGCCCTGAAAAATTTTCTGCATCATCCCCGGGTCTGGGTACTGCCGCTCGGAATTGAAGACGTTCCGAAAACGCCCGGCAGTTTTGACACCGTCTTTTCCATGGGGGTCCTGTATCACCGGAAATCGCC from Verrucomicrobia bacterium S94 carries:
- the cmoA gene encoding carboxy-S-adenosyl-L-methionine synthase CmoA, with product MNKDRIYTDSLAKIADFSFDAQVADVFTDMIERSVPGYRAILTMIETLTEHYAQPGSNLYDLGCSLGGATLSMRRGIRVENCRIVAVDNSDSMIERCQKAMERDHNPTPVETVCSDIREIDIQDASVVVLNFTLQFIPPADRFPLLKKISEGMRPGGVLILSEKVIFNDEHLDKLLFDIHHDFKRAHGYSDLEISQKRSALENVLIPETIPTHRNRLFEAEFTSVDVWFQCFNFMSMLAIK
- the cmoB gene encoding tRNA 5-methoxyuridine(34)/uridine 5-oxyacetic acid(34) synthase CmoB, with translation MKIDYSELYEQLKDSDLESWIPLLPELIAHSLRPERHGLLPKWQKVLEQLPVVENNTVELQSEVRAEGTVFPDLEKQLKTFHPWRKGPYHIHGIHIDTEWRSDWKWNRVVPHIQPLKDRTVLDVGCGNGYHCWRMAGEGAALVIGVDPSALFVCQFFALKNFLHHPRVWVLPLGIEDVPKTPGSFDTVFSMGVLYHRKSPVEHIEQLKSFLKPGGELVLETLVADGPEGYSLIPHGRYAKMRNVWFIPSVQTLELWLKRCGLKKIKTVDVNVTSTEEQRSTDWMTFESLPDYLNPADPARTIEGYPAPKRAVVIATV